One part of the Quercus lobata isolate SW786 chromosome 7, ValleyOak3.0 Primary Assembly, whole genome shotgun sequence genome encodes these proteins:
- the LOC115951272 gene encoding F-box/kelch-repeat protein At1g57790-like, translating into MDDQSSDVDGLVDALNELLNIQDVQELELASANVEALVDTLNSLDIQESKYASSDVEKLESSFEKKGELLASWSELPPELLYQVSEHFLDLDLSNFRATCKSWRSSAPIFRCRTLLDTPDFESPYNLMSLGVLGNKCRFFHPLKCNGTYQEDIPVLLGARLHYSKEGWLLLSADDRRGDCHFFFFHPINMIKIELPSNPYSFHTMSFSSPPTSKDCFVIGIPFWGNEFGIVRRGEESWNIFRFKRSLPKCILLSNCNPILYKGRCYCLCESGELGVFDLNEYLRNPECQNSFHWTHIVPSEFPEELLDSVVQGYLLESNGQLFSVFELSDYAPCFHVFSLNPNKSRMKWHAVKNLRDQMFYVSTAGSFSETAVARGAGNNIYLPNVQDNRCVFYSLKKKMCGSFFSEYSTRTATHGKEHTNCTWIKRTPATLDENFNW; encoded by the coding sequence ATGGACGATCAATCTTCTGATGTAGATGGTCTTGTGGATGCTCTTAATGAGTTACTAAATATCCAAGATGTTCAAGAGTTGGAATTAGCATCTGCTAATGTAGAAGCTCTTGTGGATACTCTCAATTCACTAGATATTCAAGAGTCGAAATATGCATCTTCAGATGTTGAAAAGTTGGAATCCTCATTTGAAAAGAAAGGTGAGTTACTTGCTTCATGGTCAGAACTTCCTCCAGAACTTCTCTATCAAGTGTCAGAACATTTCCTTGATCTAGACCTAAGTAACTTTCGTGCCACATGCAAATCATGGCGTTCAAGTGCTCCAATTTTTCGGTGTCGGACCTTATTGGATACCCCAGATTTTGAATCTCCATATAATTTGATGAGTTTGGGTGTGCTTGGCAACAAATGTAGGTTTTTTCACCCATTAAAATGTAATGGCACTTATCAAGAGGACATTCCAGTATTGTTGGGGGCACGTCTCCACTACTCAAAGGAGGGCTGGCTGCTTTTATCGGCAGATGACAGACGTGGAGAttgccatttctttttcttccatcCCATcaatatgataaaaattgaaCTTCCAAGTAATCCCTATTCATTTCATACAATGAGTTTTTCCTCACCACCAACTTCAAAAGATTGTTTTGTTATTGGAATCCCATTTTGGGGAAATGAATTTGGTATCGTTAGACGTGGTGAAGAGAGTTGGAACATTTTCAGATTCAAACGGTCTCTTCCTAAATGCATTCTTTTATCAAACTGCAATCCCATATTATACAAAGGGCGATGCTACTGTTTGTGCGAGAGTGGTGAGTTGGGAGTATTTGATCTTAATGAATACTTGAGAAATCCTGAATGCCAAAACTCGTTTCATTGGACTCATATTGTTCCTAGTGAATTTCCAGAAGAGTTGCTTGATTCAGTTGTACAAGGTTACTTGTTGGAAAGCAATGGGCAGTTGTTTTCAGTGTTTGAGTTGAGTGATTATGCTCCATGTTTTCATGTTTTCTCATTGAACCCAAACAAGTCTCGGATGAAATGGCATGCAGTAAAAAACCTGAGAGATCAAATGTTCTATGTAAGTACTGCGGGTTCTTTTTCAGAAACGGCTGTGGCGAGAGGAGCTGGCAATAATATTTACCTACCGAATGTCCAAGACAACAGATGTGTATTCTACTCTCTTAAAAAGAAGATGTGCGGCTCATTTTTCAGTGAGTACTCAACCCGTACTGCAACCCATGGGAAGGAACATACCAACTGCACTTGGATTAAACGCACGCCTGCAACTTTGGATGAAAACTTCAACTGGTGA